A single window of Montipora capricornis isolate CH-2021 chromosome 14, ASM3666992v2, whole genome shotgun sequence DNA harbors:
- the LOC138033231 gene encoding uncharacterized protein — MKLYFDKFFYFCYQVDLTLSAEEELPSLDIADITESFEKLSPSPKKKKAKSEKVPSDVSSCRALSFEDESEQTEFHKENQHCPFFLMTSPFLSTKEACEFILNPGEKVCTEIPRGCRKDATFVLDASCFNYPDDFKADDNGSFRHHGSKSEFIKLDDDGEVSRIDDPKDPKPGEYKLTRTYWVHSSTKAFKRRTITLQDHVGELWPVIILQYS; from the exons ATGAAATTGTATTTCGacaaattcttttatttttgttatcagGTCGACCTCACTTTAAGTGCCGAAGAGGAACTCCCCTCTCTG GATATAGCTGACATCACTGAATCATTTGAGAAGCTCTCTCCCAgtcctaaaaagaaaaaagccaaaTCTGAAAAG GTACCCTCAGATGTGAGTAGTTGCAGGGCACTTTCCTTTGAGGATGAGAG tGAGCAAACAGAGTTCCATAAAGAAAACCAACATTGTCCCTTCTTCCTGATGACATCACCATTTTTATCAACAAAAGAGGCATGTGAATTTATTCTTAATCCTGGTGAAAAAGTCTGTACTGAAATACCACGGGGTTGTAGAAAGGATGCCACATTTGTCCTAGACGCCTCCTGTTTTAATTATCCTGATGATTTTAAAGCTGATGATAATGGCTCCTTCCGTCATCATGGCAGCAAGAGTGAATTCATTAAGTTGGACGATGACGGTGAAGTGTCTCGCATAGATGACCCCAAAGATCCGAAACCAGGTGAATATAAGTTGACCCGAACATACTGGGTACACAGCTCTACCAAGGCCTTCAAAAGAAGGACTATCACATTGCAAGATCATGTTGGTGAACTGTGGCCAGTTATTATCCTACAGTACTCTTAA
- the LOC138033253 gene encoding uncharacterized protein: protein MRFSHGNWLARHVFSLQVTIYLVGLKAWGSVIYFPSRDKCNGTEIESKCEDNGKRGVRINDTRSLNKVLGNINDSKEYWTGLSWHHEWGYSWYLNKSLPTRVEENLTDINNTWFCFLVKKGETKLIAERCDESHYYICQDRYCDGTCPNYCAGGPSKNRKKRRKKRNNSGTSMTFRKLIEATVILS from the exons ATGCGATTCTCACACGGAAATTGGTTGGCAAGGCATGTTTTTTCACTACAAGTGACAATTTATTTAGTTG GTTTAAAAGCCTGGGGCTCTGTGATCTATTTTCCAAGTCGGGACAAGTGCAACGGCACTGAAATAGAAAGTAAGTGTGAAGACAACGGGAAACGCGGAGTAAGAATCAATGACACGAGAAGCTTAAATAAAGTCTTGGGGAACATTAATGACAGCAAGGAATACTGGACTGGACTCAG CTGGCATCACGAATGGGGATATTCCTGGTATCTAAATAAAAGCCTTCCCACCAGGGTAGAGGAAAACTTGACTGATATAAACAATACGTGGTTTTGCTTTTTGGTCAAGAAGGGTGAAACAAAATTGATAGCTGAGAGATGTGACGAAAGCCATTATTACATCTGCCAAGATCGCTACTGTGACGGCACTTGTCCAA ATTATTGTGCAGGAGGACCatcaaaaaacagaaaaaagcggagaaagaaaagaaacaattcag GTACAAGTATGACATTCCGTAAACTGATAGAGGCAACCGTGATCCTTTCTTAA